One genomic segment of Culturomica massiliensis includes these proteins:
- a CDS encoding IS4 family transposase, whose translation MSTIFNQKIDLIQLLRQIPDEHILKIATKSKVDHYAKVLNGRLMFYLLLSGILRTDKLSQRGLADSFSSPLFRTLFNFKGKPTISHSSISDRLSTMNTDFFRECYETIYHIFSSLYSTKEIENLCLQRVDSTLVSEACNHLKQGMPCGNLYGKKKMMKYTINFDGMFASFATTHSGDSEASESHVLPENVLSHFQKIKDHSSVYILDRGQNSAEAFRTMKSQDGLLFVGRLTDKRKMLVVEDLKKGNDVFTDGDLLEDKLVKLYKREEKLNKEGRKVVTTRLVDETFRVVRFKPQGKGEILLITNCLELTAQTITQIYRRRWDIEVFFRFIKQELNFSHFLSMNENGIQIVMYMTLITAMLVMIYKRENNIGYTTAVRRMGIELENLIMAIIVIESGGDLNKTQLRPPV comes from the coding sequence ATGTCAACCATCTTTAATCAGAAAATTGATTTGATTCAGCTATTGCGTCAGATTCCTGATGAACATATCCTAAAAATAGCCACTAAAAGTAAAGTTGATCATTATGCCAAAGTATTGAATGGCCGTTTGATGTTTTATTTGCTTTTATCAGGAATCCTTCGTACAGATAAATTGAGCCAGCGTGGTCTGGCTGATTCCTTTTCCTCTCCTCTTTTTCGTACTTTATTTAATTTTAAAGGTAAACCAACGATATCCCATAGTTCCATATCCGATCGTCTGTCCACCATGAATACTGATTTCTTCCGGGAGTGCTACGAAACGATCTATCATATTTTCAGTTCTTTATACAGTACGAAAGAGATCGAAAACTTATGTCTTCAGCGTGTGGACAGTACTCTTGTAAGTGAAGCCTGCAATCACCTCAAACAGGGAATGCCGTGCGGCAATCTTTACGGGAAAAAGAAAATGATGAAATATACCATCAATTTTGACGGAATGTTTGCTTCTTTTGCAACGACTCATTCGGGTGATAGTGAAGCCAGCGAATCCCATGTACTTCCTGAGAATGTGCTCAGCCATTTTCAAAAGATAAAGGATCACTCTTCTGTTTATATCCTTGACCGCGGTCAGAATTCTGCCGAAGCATTCAGGACAATGAAAAGTCAGGATGGACTCCTTTTTGTAGGCAGACTGACCGATAAACGGAAAATGCTGGTGGTGGAGGACCTGAAAAAGGGAAATGATGTTTTCACAGACGGAGACCTTCTTGAAGACAAATTGGTTAAACTTTATAAACGGGAAGAAAAACTCAATAAAGAAGGAAGAAAAGTAGTAACAACCAGACTCGTTGATGAAACTTTCCGGGTAGTGCGTTTTAAACCTCAGGGTAAAGGCGAAATTTTACTCATAACTAACTGTCTGGAACTTACAGCTCAGACTATTACTCAGATATACCGTCGACGGTGGGATATTGAAGTCTTTTTTCGTTTTATCAAACAGGAACTGAATTTCAGCCATTTTCTCTCCATGAATGAAAACGGAATACAGATTGTGATGTATATGACCCTGATTACGGCTATGCTGGTGATGATTTATAAACGGGAAAATAATATCGGATATACCACGGCTGTCAGAAGAATGGGCATTGAACTCGAAAATCTGATTATGGCCATTATCGTTATTGAAAGCGGGGGAGATCTGAATAAAACGCAACTCAGACCTCCTGTCTGA
- a CDS encoding BlaI/MecI/CopY family transcriptional regulator, whose translation MERLTAKEEEIMGFFWDKGPLFVKQLLEFYKEPKPHYNTLSTIVRGLEEKGFIAYTVYGNTYQYYAAVSREEYRRGTLKNVVSKYFNNSYTRVVSALIEEENISVNELKDLIRQIENKRKR comes from the coding sequence ATGGAAAGATTAACGGCTAAAGAAGAAGAAATTATGGGGTTCTTTTGGGATAAGGGACCTTTATTTGTAAAACAATTGCTGGAATTTTACAAAGAGCCGAAACCGCATTATAATACGCTGTCGACCATCGTACGGGGATTGGAGGAAAAAGGTTTTATTGCTTATACGGTTTATGGTAATACCTATCAGTATTATGCAGCCGTATCCCGCGAAGAGTACCGGCGTGGCACGCTTAAGAATGTGGTATCGAAATATTTCAATAACTCTTATACGCGGGTTGTATCGGCCTTGATTGAGGAAGAAAATATTTCTGTAAATGAACTGAAGGACCTGATCCGTCAGATCGAGAATAAAAGAAAACGGTAG
- a CDS encoding M56 family metallopeptidase has translation MEAFLLYIFRSTICLTLFLIFFKVLLCRDTFFRWNRFILLGGILFCLVWPFVEFEAEPSPFRQHLNELEKVITGYVPEEEQTAMIYALPTTDTEVLTESKGNIPYTGWIYVGGMGICLLFWLLAYRRMFGILRSGESIPREGYTLVVVSGKICPFSWRNYIVLSRQDYEGYKEIIAHECIHIRKKHTWDLYLIQLLLVFHWFNPAVWLLRRELQDIHEYEADEGVIKQGIDATKYQLLLVKKAVGSRVESIANSFNHSKLKNRITMMLKEKSNRWARLKILLFLPLAVLIAQAFARPEVASSMEKLASFDKVNQIPDKPEKWTEDFFQQTWKEYFGDRVENVKLEKERVLNLYINRKNILLIVNNLLADNVTWDQLADKLAAQLKGMHTRFSPVYIVMMRDKETSDKKWQDLLNIVGEVCDRFTTEVRQQLPGSDRDKMDKKFPVLVNIAKPHITEPYLDPSLVQAPPPPPAYPINLIYKTAEGKAVHLRAVNIEQLGEKLEKEGRPISQGDIELQIKGRLSKDKIVSFLKDKGIQPTLISQETGALPQLTMVFTYNSGLQARRDVWKYENAVSFIDQIRTDKVKNVELEIFEKVRPETIAKVRAYLQSKGITNISEKKILFK, from the coding sequence ATGGAAGCTTTTTTACTTTATATTTTTCGTTCGACGATTTGCCTGACTTTGTTTTTGATATTTTTTAAGGTATTGTTGTGCCGGGATACTTTTTTCAGATGGAATCGCTTTATTTTGCTGGGAGGGATACTGTTTTGTCTGGTATGGCCTTTTGTTGAGTTTGAAGCCGAACCGTCGCCTTTCCGCCAGCATCTGAATGAATTGGAAAAAGTCATAACGGGTTATGTACCGGAAGAAGAACAGACTGCCATGATTTATGCGCTGCCAACAACCGATACAGAAGTCCTGACAGAAAGCAAAGGAAATATTCCTTATACCGGATGGATTTATGTAGGGGGAATGGGTATCTGCCTTTTGTTTTGGCTACTTGCTTATCGGAGAATGTTCGGTATTCTTCGCAGCGGGGAGTCTATACCCAGAGAAGGGTATACATTAGTCGTTGTTTCAGGGAAAATTTGTCCTTTCAGTTGGCGGAATTATATTGTATTATCCCGCCAGGATTATGAAGGGTATAAGGAAATCATTGCACACGAATGTATCCATATTCGTAAGAAACACACTTGGGATTTATATCTGATTCAGTTGTTACTCGTGTTTCATTGGTTCAATCCGGCCGTGTGGCTGTTAAGGCGGGAATTGCAGGATATTCATGAGTATGAGGCTGACGAAGGCGTTATCAAACAAGGCATCGATGCAACTAAATATCAATTATTATTGGTGAAAAAAGCTGTCGGCTCCAGGGTCGAATCTATTGCCAACAGCTTTAATCACAGTAAACTAAAAAATCGAATTACTATGATGTTAAAAGAAAAATCAAATCGTTGGGCACGGTTGAAAATTTTACTTTTCTTACCGTTAGCAGTGCTGATAGCGCAGGCTTTTGCTCGTCCGGAAGTAGCTTCTTCCATGGAGAAACTGGCTTCCTTTGACAAAGTTAATCAAATTCCGGATAAGCCCGAAAAATGGACGGAAGATTTTTTTCAGCAGACCTGGAAGGAATATTTCGGTGACCGTGTTGAAAACGTGAAATTGGAGAAAGAGCGTGTTCTTAATTTATACATCAATCGCAAAAACATCCTTTTAATTGTCAATAATTTATTAGCCGATAATGTTACCTGGGATCAGTTAGCGGATAAATTGGCGGCACAACTCAAAGGGATGCATACCCGTTTTTCTCCGGTATATATTGTGATGATGAGGGATAAGGAAACTTCCGATAAGAAGTGGCAGGATCTGTTAAATATTGTCGGTGAAGTGTGTGATAGATTTACAACGGAGGTGCGGCAGCAGCTTCCGGGGTCCGACCGGGATAAAATGGATAAAAAATTTCCTGTATTGGTGAATATTGCAAAGCCGCATATTACAGAGCCGTACCTCGATCCTTCTCTGGTTCAGGCTCCTCCACCTCCACCTGCTTATCCGATCAATCTGATCTATAAGACGGCTGAAGGCAAGGCGGTACATCTTAGGGCTGTAAATATCGAACAACTTGGAGAAAAGTTGGAAAAAGAGGGCCGGCCGATATCACAAGGAGATATCGAACTGCAGATAAAAGGTCGGTTATCAAAGGATAAAATCGTTTCTTTTTTGAAGGATAAAGGCATTCAGCCTACCTTGATATCACAGGAAACAGGGGCACTTCCCCAGTTGACGATGGTATTTACCTATAATTCCGGGTTACAGGCCAGGCGGGATGTATGGAAATATGAAAATGCAGTTTCTTTTATCGATCAGATTCGTACAGACAAGGTGAAAAATGTGGAACTTGAAATTTTTGAAAAGGTCCGGCCGGAAACTATTGCCAAAGTAAGAGCCTATTTGCAGTCGAAAGGCATAACGAATATATCGGAAAAGAAAATATTATTTAAATAA
- a CDS encoding endonuclease MutS2 — protein MIYPENFESKIKFDRIREMLTGRCRSDMGRELVKAMTFSEEDIFIRENLEETAEFMRIVREEEFPGDYYADARPFLNKIRIEGLYLDIPELVALKNSLESLTAIVRFFNGKNEQYPHLTQKAGQIQLFPYVLQRLDSIVSKHGTIKDNASSELNDIRRNILKKQSGISRRMQSLLQQAQSEGWAEKDSSIAIRDGRMVIPVPSAYKRRINGIVHDESTTGKTSYIEPAEIIETNNEIRELQLEEKREIIRILRKFSDDIRPYIDHLIPAYNFLAHVDFVKAKALFSIEIEAIVPVFQNLPEMWWYEARHPLLYLAFKNTEKKLIPLKLEVNDEQRIILISGPNAGGKSVCLQTAGLLQYMFQCGLPVPVSEASRFGIFKKILIDIGDEQSIENDLSTYSSHLINMKNFVRYGDKDTLILIDEFGTGTEPMLGGAIAEAILHALNNKEVKGVITTHYTNLKHFASATPGIENGAMLYDNHRMMPLFELQIGKPGSSFAFEIANKIGLPKEILDEAAGKIGEDHINYDKHLKDIARDKRYWEEKRRKIHENEKRLDDVVAKYSNELQEASRLRKEIIREAQLKAQEIIANANKTIETTIREIRESQAEKEKTRIVRAQLEAEKQKLLSEEEEEERLKRKIEKIKDRENRKKKKNEKETVSEYDKKETSLLLQKGDYVKLPNQAIGEILDIKAGKALIALGNIRTQIAVEQLRKASANQIKKQTRPANRSAYPDFRENMSQKRLMFKPEIDVRGLRGDEALQKVTEFIDEAVMLDSKNLRILHGTGTGALRQIIREYLSTNPVVGSYSDEQVQLGGAGITVVKLDI, from the coding sequence GTGATATATCCGGAAAATTTTGAGAGTAAGATAAAGTTCGACAGAATCCGGGAAATGCTTACCGGCAGATGCCGAAGTGATATGGGACGGGAACTGGTAAAAGCCATGACCTTTTCGGAGGAGGACATTTTTATCCGGGAAAATCTGGAAGAAACGGCCGAATTTATGCGTATTGTGCGGGAAGAAGAGTTTCCGGGAGACTACTATGCCGATGCCCGTCCTTTTCTGAATAAGATCCGCATCGAAGGACTTTATCTGGATATCCCCGAATTGGTTGCATTAAAAAACTCATTGGAAAGTCTGACCGCCATTGTCCGTTTTTTCAACGGTAAAAATGAACAGTATCCCCACCTGACTCAAAAAGCCGGACAGATACAGTTGTTTCCTTATGTTTTACAACGCCTGGACTCGATTGTTTCCAAACACGGTACGATTAAGGATAACGCCTCTTCTGAACTGAACGACATACGCCGCAATATCCTGAAAAAACAGTCAGGTATATCCCGGCGCATGCAATCCTTATTACAGCAGGCCCAATCTGAAGGATGGGCAGAAAAGGACTCTTCTATCGCCATCCGTGACGGACGCATGGTTATTCCTGTTCCCTCGGCCTACAAACGACGAATCAACGGTATCGTACACGACGAATCGACGACCGGAAAAACCTCCTATATCGAACCGGCAGAAATCATCGAAACGAACAACGAGATACGGGAACTTCAACTGGAAGAAAAACGGGAGATCATCCGGATATTGCGTAAGTTCTCTGACGATATACGTCCTTACATCGACCACCTGATTCCGGCCTACAATTTTTTGGCCCATGTCGATTTCGTCAAGGCCAAAGCACTGTTTTCCATTGAAATCGAAGCCATTGTTCCGGTATTTCAAAATCTTCCCGAAATGTGGTGGTATGAAGCCAGGCATCCCTTGTTGTACCTGGCTTTTAAAAATACGGAAAAAAAACTGATTCCCTTAAAACTGGAAGTCAACGACGAACAACGAATCATACTGATTTCCGGACCGAATGCAGGAGGAAAATCCGTGTGTCTGCAAACAGCCGGACTTCTGCAATACATGTTTCAGTGCGGTTTACCGGTACCGGTAAGCGAGGCGAGTCGTTTCGGTATCTTTAAAAAAATTCTGATCGATATCGGTGACGAGCAATCCATCGAAAACGATTTGAGTACTTACAGTTCACACCTGATCAACATGAAAAACTTTGTCCGTTACGGCGACAAAGACACCTTGATATTGATCGACGAATTCGGCACCGGTACAGAGCCCATGCTGGGTGGCGCCATTGCCGAAGCAATTCTGCATGCTTTAAACAACAAAGAAGTAAAAGGAGTTATCACCACACACTATACCAACCTCAAACATTTTGCTTCAGCCACTCCCGGTATTGAAAACGGAGCCATGCTATACGACAACCACCGGATGATGCCCCTTTTCGAACTGCAAATCGGCAAACCGGGTTCATCCTTTGCTTTCGAGATTGCCAATAAAATCGGCTTGCCAAAAGAAATACTGGACGAAGCTGCCGGAAAAATAGGCGAAGACCATATCAATTATGATAAACACCTGAAAGACATTGCCCGGGATAAACGCTATTGGGAAGAAAAGCGAAGGAAAATCCACGAAAATGAAAAACGCCTGGATGATGTCGTCGCAAAATACAGTAACGAACTCCAGGAAGCCTCCCGGCTACGAAAAGAAATCATCCGGGAAGCCCAGCTTAAAGCACAGGAAATTATTGCTAATGCCAACAAAACAATAGAAACTACCATCCGGGAAATCCGGGAAAGCCAGGCCGAGAAAGAAAAAACCCGGATTGTACGTGCACAACTGGAAGCAGAAAAACAAAAATTGCTCTCTGAAGAAGAGGAAGAAGAACGCCTGAAACGGAAAATCGAAAAAATAAAAGACCGGGAAAACCGGAAAAAGAAAAAAAACGAAAAAGAAACCGTTTCTGAATATGACAAGAAAGAAACATCCCTCCTCCTGCAAAAAGGAGATTATGTCAAGCTACCCAACCAGGCCATCGGAGAAATTCTGGACATCAAAGCCGGAAAAGCACTGATAGCACTCGGTAACATTCGTACCCAGATTGCAGTAGAACAACTCCGTAAAGCCTCTGCCAACCAGATCAAAAAGCAAACCCGCCCGGCAAACAGGTCTGCCTATCCGGATTTCCGGGAAAATATGAGTCAGAAACGCCTGATGTTCAAACCGGAAATCGATGTTCGTGGCCTTCGGGGAGACGAAGCCCTGCAAAAGGTCACCGAATTTATCGATGAAGCCGTAATGCTCGATTCCAAAAACCTGCGCATCCTCCACGGCACAGGCACCGGGGCCTTGCGGCAAATCATCCGCGAATACCTTAGTACCAATCCCGTCGTCGGTTCTTACTCCGACGAACAAGTACAACTAGGAGGGGCAGGCATTACAGTCGTCAAACTGGATATCTGA
- a CDS encoding WbqC family protein: MSKVILNTAYFPPVQYLACVNRYDEVGIEQWESYGKQSYRNRCEILSANGILSLTVPVKKTNEVKFLTKEACIDYSTRWQKLHFKGIESAYKNSPYYDYYMEDFIPFFEKKEKYLLDLNTAILETVLGILQIRRSLVFTTDYQTYPEEVCDMRGVIHPKPARQEKEDILFKAKPYTQTFADRFPFTPDLSILDLLFNTGPEAVDYL, encoded by the coding sequence ATGTCAAAAGTAATACTGAATACGGCTTATTTTCCTCCGGTACAATATCTCGCCTGTGTGAATCGATACGATGAGGTTGGTATAGAGCAATGGGAAAGCTACGGGAAGCAAAGTTACCGTAACCGCTGTGAGATTTTGTCCGCCAATGGTATTCTGTCTCTTACCGTGCCCGTGAAAAAGACGAACGAAGTTAAATTTCTGACAAAGGAGGCATGTATTGATTATTCGACCCGTTGGCAGAAATTGCATTTCAAGGGAATCGAGTCTGCCTATAAGAATTCTCCGTATTACGATTATTACATGGAAGATTTTATTCCGTTTTTTGAGAAGAAAGAAAAATATCTGCTCGATTTAAATACGGCGATTCTGGAAACGGTACTCGGTATTTTACAGATTCGGCGATCCCTTGTTTTTACAACGGATTATCAAACTTACCCCGAAGAAGTATGTGATATGCGTGGTGTGATCCATCCGAAACCGGCCCGCCAGGAAAAGGAGGACATTCTGTTTAAAGCAAAACCCTATACCCAGACGTTTGCCGACCGTTTCCCGTTTACGCCGGATTTAAGTATATTGGATTTACTTTTTAATACAGGTCCGGAAGCTGTTGATTATCTTTAA